The DNA sequence ATGCCaaactatttatatatttatagcTCAACAACTGTCAGATGGATTGCCAGGAAGATTTTATAGACAAGCACAGTGCCCACCCAGCGGATGAATCTAATTATGTTGATGATCTGATGACTTTTAGCGCCATCGTCAGGTCTAAATTCCAACTTGCCCAAATGGTTTATTATTTAtagttactttaaaaaatataattaaattctTGTCAGTCTCAACTGTACTTTGTTGAGGCTTGTGTTTTGAATTAATGagctaatattagcatgctTACACTACACTAAGTCTGTGGCCATGGTAAACATTGTGTGTATGTTAGcttgctgacattagcattgagtttaaagggatggttcaccccaaaatcaaaaatacatattcccCTCTGACCTGTTTGTGCTATTTATTGATCTAAACTGTTCtgctgtgagttgcagagtgttggagatatcgccCGTAGAGTTGTccgccttctctctaatataatggaactagatggtatTGTGCCAAAAACTACACTTGAATAActtaacagcagtgtctctttccagaagtcatgCCGTAGTTACGCAAGATAttacacagaccttgttgtgagcagtttcatgaagaaACTATTTTTTTACCCCGagctacacccgccaactgtatcaccacgaaaaaggaagtgtgcatctactcatggacgagaggctcatgctcaaGACAGAGTGATAGTAAACATTAAGGGCATCCTCcccggctgagctgtaacattagctagctctgtggtgctaagtgagctagcagtagatgcacgcgtCCTTCTGCGCAGGGATACGGTtcgtgggtgtagttcagtagaaagaaaatagtccccacatgaaactgcttacaacaaggtctgtggattatcttgagtaactgggtcatgatttctggaaagagacatttttcaaatgtatttctttagcgcttttagcaccgcaagctgagtgccatctagtcccattatattggagagaaggcagaaatcTCTACAGCCGAAATCTCCAACAtcatgcagctcacaccaaaagaatctagactgataagtagcgctacaagtaagaggaaaaatatgtatttgtgattttggggtgaactgtccctttaaagcacTGCTATGCCTACTAAACTCTTAGTTTTGTTAGTATGTATGTTGTTAGTAAGTATAAAGTCTTAACTGTCTctggtgtgttaatgtgtgtattcatgtgcatgtatgtgtgtctctAGTACCGACAGCTCTGAGGGTAAACGGGCCGACAAATGGCCTGGTTGTTGATGGCCGTCCTCCTTTACTGAACCCCTCCCAGGTCTCTTTGGGGCCTCAAGGTCAGGGGTATCGCACTGCTGACTTAGGAGACAGCCCTGGTAAGGATTTCTCTCTGAAGAGAAAATTAAGTCACATATTTTCAGAAGCACATTGTGTTACATtcattatctattttttttttctcttgtcacGTTCCCTGCATCTCTCTGGATGTTCAGTACCCAATGCTATGAACTCGGGTCCTCCAAAGAAGCGGCACCGGAGCTGGCATCCCAGCTCGTTGGTACCCGTCCCACCCACAGCCGTCCCCGTGCCAGCCATCCGGCCGATAGTCTGCTCTCCAGGTCAGTTCATGAACCAATCAGGATGGCTTTTTATGCCGTGTTGTGATGAGTCAGCGTGAAATGGGTTGTAAATCGACCCACGTGGCTTCTTTTTGGCTCATTTCACTGTGCGTGCTTACGTGCCTGTGTAAGCATGTGTGTGcagttgtgtgttttctgtgccCTGAAGAGCATGTGTTGTTTATAGCACCCCCCATCCTCTGGGTTGCGGATGAGTGTGCCACGTCTCTGACGTACCTCTGGTTGTTAGGATGATTCACCCACTATCTCCATGGAGATAGTGCTGGAGAGATTGTTGCAGAAATAGTTAATAATAAAATTGCATGATTGAGGAACATTTCTGCCATGTCATGTTATTGTGGGTATCTGTGCAACCatcatttcaaattaaattgtTAAGTTTTTTCACAGTACAACAGCCACTGATATTACTGCAGTGTTTTCTAGGTAAGAGTACGGACATGAATCTTTTTATTTCCATCCAGGTTCTGTATTAGGAGTGTCGCCTCCTCAGCCACCGGTAGCAGGAGTCATTCAGCCTCAACCTGTCACTGCTGGAGAGACGGTCATCGTCCCCAACAACCTGCTCAACTCCTCAGGATTTCGCCCTGTCATCCTCATCGGTATAAGCTTCATTTTAGtcacctgctgttttttaatcctgcaaattaaatatattaaatagttttaCCAATAATTTACTGTTTCACAGCAGATCAAATGTTAAATTGTTGTCCCATATATTGTCCCCTACATGTTTCAGTTTTGTCTCATGATAACTGTCCTTTCAGGGCATGGCACTTTACCTTATTTCTATGGGAACGTTGGGGACATAGTGGTGAGCCCCCTCCTGGTCAGCTGCTATAAGAGCAGCCAGCTGACAGAGAAAACCCTGGAGATGTTGGGCCTCGACAGCAGCCAGCGTCTCTGCGTGGAGACAATGACCCTGCTCACTTTACAATATCTTGCACGTTTAGGTAAGCAGCAAACACTCagctcaaacacacagagaagctTCAGTGTCACTGGTATGTTTGCTGTCATCAAACACACGGGGTTGTGGGGTGAATGACCTCAAGGTGCTGGTGTCTCATACAAATATTTGTCTTGGGTTGATATTTTGTTACATGCACGTTTCTGCTGTATATcagtatttttgtcttttcatatttgatttttctCACAGGCTCGGAGCAGATTCCTCTGAGGGAGGAGCTGGAGCAGATTGTTTTAAAGGCCATGCTGTGTTGTCCCCGGGGTCCTGCCATCTCCCCGTCTCAGCTGCCCTGGTTGGCTCGGCTGGAAGCCAGCGTCTCAGGGGGCAGCGTCCAAGTCGTGGTTACCCATAACTCTCTGGGAGAGGGCATCTCTGAGTCGCTTCGGTCTCTCAGTGAGGGTCCTCACCATCAGAAGTGCCTGCCCACATATGTAGTCATTATATGTGCCTCCAAAATGAGTGGCAACGAGTTCTGCGTGCTCGTTTTGGGTGAGTGTCGCCACCTGGTTTGATTGGAACTCATTTAAGCTTGTTGCTATGTTATGACTTTGACTAGTCTGTGCACAATATGGATGTTAACGGTGTAATAATGGAATCTTTACGTGTTATGTGACACAGGAAAGTACCAAGCACGGGCCTTAGCTGAAGGCATGCTGACAACAAATGAGTTTCTGAAGGAGATCAGCTACGAACTCATCACAGGGAAAGTCAGTGTCTTGGCGTCTcacttcaaaacaacatcattAGGTGAGAGCTGCGTCCGTACAACATGTGTTTATTGTTCTGTTGTTGTAAGAATCTTTGGGAGAAAGAAGATTAACTGAATGTTACACCTATTATATGGACTTAAACGTGTTTTgtaggggtgaactgtccctttaaagccgATGTCAAGGACTTAAATAGAAATGGTGTTACGCATCAGTTCAATATGAGTGACTGTAGAGAGAGTATTTGTGTCACAGCAGCTTGTGTGCCCgcctctgtgtctttgtgtgacgATGGTGACTGGTTCATTTTAGGGGACAATCTGGACAAGCAGCTGGTGCGATACCAGCGCCGACGGAAGGGGCAGGTCATCCAGCCCTTTCAGGGCGATGTCACTGACCACATCCACTCCCAGGAAGCTGCCAGCATGTCACCACCCTCCGACAGAGGTTAGAGAGCGCTCCATCGTACTCACTGAGCTGCTTGGCTCTCCTGCAGGGCGagaatttcttttcttttcttttaccaTCCAACAAAATCAATATATATTCTACCTGGACTGTAGTTATAAACAGTATTTGTAAATCCGattaatttattgatttatcttctattcaaatttaagacttttccTTTGTTCTGCAGTAAATGATCATTCTTTTGTCAATAACTTACAGTAAatttttatctgtgtttgtCACCGGTAGCAGTATACTCTACATTATTAAATGTTTCACTCAAGGTAATTCTTATTTTGTTGCACATTAAATTGACATTTATGCTTTCTCCCTCTTTGTTTTCCTGCAGCAGAGCTGTTAAGTAAGGTTTTCCAGATCTATCCGACCCAGCTGAGCGTCGCTCGGAGCCTCCTCTCTCAAGTCTGCTCCATCGCCGACTCAGGAACCCAGAATCTCGATTTGGGGCGTTTTTGTAAAGTGGACTTTCTTGTTTTGGTGCCTCCATCTCACATCCTGGTGCACCAGACGGCACAGCGCATCCGACAATCAGGTTTGTGTCCAGTGGTGTAAATATCAGCGTAATAAAGATTCAAGATGGTTTCTCCTCCTGCTTAGATCTTAAACTTTCAGAATTACATAATTAATAAATGTTCTAGCAGTGTTGTTCCACCAAGTTATGATAACAAGAtcatatcaaatattcatttcTTTTATGTTTTGCTCAGGAGTACTTGTCGACCTGGGAATCGAAGACGCCTGCTCAGCCTACCAGAAATCAGACAAGTACGTGGTGCGTCTGGACGGTGACGTTCACACCAAAATGGAAGCCTTCATGAGGAAAGTCAAGCAGAACCCCTACACCCTGTTTGTCCTCATCCACGACAACTCGCACGTCGACCTCACAAGGTAAGACGACCCCACTGACACCGTGTTGCTCTGTTGACAATCCAAAGCCGTGTGAAAAGATGAGTTGTTATGGCTGCAAATGTAGCCTTGTCCTTCTGACACACTGAGTACAATGCCGAGAGGAGAACAGCTGCAAGcgaatgaaaacaaacagcaccGAGTATCTGTAACCTTGGACTGTGATGAAATGTAGACCAGATACTTTGAGACCCctgattttaaaattatttttagacATATTTGTTCTTACGTGAAATTTTGTGTCAATGCAGTTTGACAGTTTATATTCCTGGCAGCCAGTCGCTAAGATCCTATTCAAAGCAATCTGCTGTTGTCATTGCCAGAAACCTAAAAAAAGATCACTTCCTGTGTTCCACTGGGTTTTTCTTGGGAATGACCTACAACACACTGGGCAGTTAGCGCAGCAAATGCAAAATCCCTCATGAACCATGTCCTTAATCGGGTGgttatttttgtctgtgttaaATGTTACGAATCTAGAATATCCATCCATATTCAGACACTTTGCCCTACTCCCTCTCCAGTGCTCTGTCAGGCTCTGTGTGCCACGGCGAGCTGCAGGGTTTGGCTGACCGGGTGGTGAACTGTCAGGAAGTCCTCGATGCCATGAACCTCCTGGTGCTGCAGGTCAGCTGTTTCCCGCACACGCTGCAGACCCGCCAGTCCCGCATCAGCATCCAGAACGAAGTCCACTGGCCCTCCAACGAAAGTCTGGTGAGTATTGGTGACCCAAGAAAAGTCTTGGAAGTCATTGTGAAAGATCAACTAACACAACATTGGTGCAAAGAGGGATAGTTCAGTGAGACATCTGAGCTATTTAactctaaatgttaaatttcaaCATGATGGCAGCATGCAGAGGCCAGTTTGTAACACTTGTGGTTTAGCTTCTCCACCTGGTGGACGTAAAGTGCACCTACACTAACCAGAAGGGCAACTTAAACTGTATTGACTTTTGAGATATTAACTGAAATATAATTTTCTGGGGGAAACTTTTGCTTTAATTTGATAGGTGTAGAGTTAGACAGGACACATGGGGAGAGAAAGGTATACGCCCTCAACTGAGATTGCTGGGGCACCCTAAGATATGACTGTTTTGACATATTTCTGCTGGTGATAGATCCGTCATACCAAAACTGTGTGGTGCTACAGAGTCTTCAAAAATAGATTTGTTCTGGtttcaggtcagtgtgtgtgggtTGTAATTCTGTTTATACTTCCTGCATAACAGGGGTTTAGGTCAGTCCTAATGATATTTAAGCTTGTACTCCTCATTATTTGAATATAAAAATAGGACTCAGAGTtgcagagcagaggagggatGTTAAGGTCAAGCTGTACTAGTCCTTCTCATCATTATAATGACCTATCGCCCAGATGACATTATTTATAACAGTGCTTCCCAGTTAACAGGACAGCCAGGCAGGTTTAAAAATGCTCCACAAAAACATTTCTTGAGAATCACTGCATGATATTAAGGCCTGTTAAAGTCACGCCTGTAACCCATAGACATATTCAACTGACACATTTTAAGTGGAACTCTTAATTTCAGAGGGCAAATAATAACGAGGTGAAAGCACTCACTTAGCTTTCAGGTCAAGCGCCATGCAGTGAAACAAGACTAATTATATTCAACACATTAGTTCCTCTTTTAAACGCTGAATTTTACGCAGTGTAGTTAATGTGTAAATGGAGGGAAAAACTAACAGCGTTGACATTTAAGAGTATGCTGTGTTGATCTGTGCTGTATTTGTCATCCAGCAGGGGGAGCAGTCTCCTAATGAGTTGCTCTACTTTGGCCTGAGGGACTACAGCAGCTCCCTGCAGTGGGGTGTGGCCAGCCCCATTCTGCGCTGTGATGATGCGTTTGAGAAGATGGTCCACACACTGCTGGAAAGGTCAGTGTGGTGTCATCACTGAGCAATCATCAACGTGTATTAACGTATTGTGATCCAGTATGTGATCATATAGaggtgtgttttctgtcagttttaAAAAGGGCATGCACTGGCAGTGAGTGGGTTAAGACGCACAAATCCGGGAAAATGGTGCCTGTGTTGATAAAAGACATCGTAACATAAAGCTCAGACTAACAAACTCCCCTGTTTGTGCCCCAGACATCCGCACCTGCACAGCATGGTGATCCGCAGCTACCTGCTGATTCAGCAGTACACAGAGGCCATGATGGCCCTGACCTCCTCCCCGTCCCTGAGAGACCACATCACCCCAGAGACCCTGGCCATGGTGGAGGACCTTATCAACGCTCCAAGCAGAGAGGGCTCCCAGGGTCGGGGCCACATGCTGCTGGTTCGAGTCCCCTCGCTGCAGCTGGCGATGCTGGCCCGGGAGCGACTGGAGGACGTGAGGGACAAACTGGGGCTTCAGCTGTGCTTCGCCGTGCTGCTAGGAAGCCCCGCCTCCGAACTCAACCTGCCCAGGAACTTCACCAGCCGCCTCAGGGTGAGAAAGACATAAAACCACAGTCATGAgtctttttattgtgttttctattacacactttaaatatttatacAGTTTTACTGTGGTTTATTCAGGCAAGCAACACGTTCATCAATATTTGAATAGATATGAGGATGTGAATGAAATTGGGTTTTACAGAGAAGTCTGAAGTAATTATCAGGAATTTGACTTCTTAGAACTCACTTATCTCTTTTtcttagacttttttttttcttgcaacaCAGAGATTAATCTTAAAGCTCATTTTAAACCTCCAAATATCTCCACTGAAACACAGCCAGTGAACGGTTTTAGGATTTATTCTCAGCTCTTAGCTCTAGTCTACACAGCTGGCTTAAAAAACAACACTATTTTGTGTTTGATTAAATTTGTACCACTGAAAAGGAAACCTCACCCTTAGATATCCTATTTGATCTCTCGGTCCAGTATCAGCCTAATATGCAAGTTTTGTTTAGTAAACAGTAAACATTATGTAATAACTGTGTTTTGCTGTAGGCGTGGAGAGGCTGTGAGAATGAAGACTGGGTACCGCACACTTATGAGGATCTGGAAGGGCTGCCTTGCATCGTCATCCTTACAGGGAAGGACCCTCTTGGAGAAACTTTCCCCAGGTTAGTTCATACGCCACAATATTCCTTATGACTCATAATAAAGCCTGAGAGTAAGTTGTGCAAAGTATAGTACTTTTAGCTCATCTTTGATTCCTCTTGATGTGCTGCTGCCTTGACTTCTTTTACCTTCCAAGTGTTATCTTACACATCTGCATTCACAAAGTGTGGGTTGTCTTCTCTACAACAGAGGTCCAGTTACATTCTGTCCTGCACTCAGTGTGCCAGCCTTGGGTTGTGTGCTGTGGAGTCTAATTTTCAGTATCATTTggacataaaatgcattttcaaaattaaagatCTTTGGGAGAGAACATAGAATTCTATGAAATGAAAATCCAAGTATATTACCTTTTCTCAGCAACAGCCTTCATCACAAGTTTACCCCACCAGGTCTCTGAAATACAGCGACCTGCGTCTGATAGACTCCAGCTACCTGACTCGCACAGCCCTGGAGCAGGAGGTGGGTCTTGCCTGCACCTATGTGTCCATGGCCGTGGTCCAGGAGCCCAAGAAGGCCTCAGCTCCTCGGGAATCAGACGGAGAAAAGGCCACCACCAGCTTGAATGATGGAGATGAGCTGGAGAGGCCTCAGAGCAACGGCAGCGCTGCAACCAGAACATCTGGTGAGTCCCTGACCTCACTGAGATACTAAATCTTAGGATTAAAGATGCAAACACCAGAAGTTTAAAGGCATGCTTCAGCcccatttgtatattaattactctccctgtgttaccttgaactAGTCAAGAAAACGTAGTTTTATATCCAGATGTAAGCTCAGTCcatactatttaaaacacttctgcatacaagtagcacacctgggcacgcatttgaactctgctcctGAATTTCATCAGCCTCTTTTACACAGTGATCGCACTACAGAGCTGCTACAAAATCCCTTCTGTATGctccctttgcatttttactcaGAACCAAGAGACGGCTGCATCATTCCTCCCCTCtgtgtgattatacactgcATCTTGGCATCCAGCAATTCCCTAGTGACACATATAACATGTGCATTTGCAGCCCTTAACGAACAATAACAATGCCATAACATGTCAATCACAATCATTTACTTTCTCTGATGTATgtcggctgatctcgtcctctgctcggagggtaaagACCTGCCAGATCTCATTTTTTTACAGCaccattcttcttctttgagttagccgctaattGCTAGCAGCTGCTTTGTAAGTCTCCCGCGTGCAGTCGGCAACAAATACGtaatcaaaacatcacacccccGCTCCACTCATGGTCAGAACTTTCCAGCTTTACAGTTTACACAGACCTTGTTTCACGGCCGTTGCTACCTCCGTTCCTGGCTCAGCAAGGTGGCATAATGACGCAATATtgccaccttgaacaggcagtgtaaaagtgtCTATTGGTCAGGAGCTCTGCTGTCACTCAGCCATGCCTGTTGTTTCCTGGCCAGTGAACGAGATGCTGGGCAGGAGCAGAGAACACATGCACCTGCCCAGGCACCAAACTCATCCATGCCTGAGATTGTTGATGTATGATAAAAATGATCATTAAGAgggtgaaatatttctttacGTAATATAACgttaattttatttgtattaatcTATTTTATTCTCTTCATGTCTCCTCTCAGGCTCTCTGGCAGAGAACGGTGTCAGTTCATCTGACATTGCCGACTCCGCCCAGAAGCCCTCCACATCCATCTGCCCACCTGAAGGTGTCGTTACCTCAGACATAGGCACAGTAACACAAAGGTTTAAGCAAGAGTGCGATTCCATCGGAAGCCAGCTCCCCTCCAACCCCTCCAAAGCCTCCAAGGCCCCTCCCTCTCTTTATTCCAGttcttcctcttcctcgccCTCCCCGTCGTCCTCCTCCACCCAGAGGCCCAGCCAGTCCACGCAGTGTGGTCGAGACACTAAGCCCACTCGGGTGTCCCCACGGACAGTCATCATGTCGCGGGCTGCATACAACCTGCTGGCGGGGGAGTCGGGGAGTCAGCTGAGCTCTTTCTCCCTCCTGCCTCATGCAGATGTGGCCTGGAGCAGCCCACTGAGGCCCCCTGTCAGTGTCAACCTGCAGGGGGCAGAGCAGAGCATGTACTACCGCCAGTGGACCATAGCCAGGCAGCATCATGCAGATTATGAAGCTCCGTCTGTGCCACACCCACGGCGCCTGCTACTCAGTGGACCCCCACAGGTAACACAACACAAGTGAAACTCCCCCTATAAGTGCATATACATACTATCAGCATCTGGACTGAAGTGtcactgcaacatttctcctttACTAGGTGGGAAAAACTGGGGCCTATCTGCAGTTTCTCCGTATCCTATTTCGAATGCTCATCAGACTGTTGGAGGTAGATGTGtatgatgaggaagaggaggaggaaggaggtgaGGATCACTAGGATTTAACTGAATCATTTATTCTGACCTCATGGTTTTAAACACACTGTAGATGTTATGACAAACTAAATGTCTGATGATTTGGTTTCTGTTCTCATGCTTTAATCTTCAGAAACATCAGAGGTTACAACTCCTGTAAATTCCCAGTTGCCTGACATTGAGGAGATTCGAAAGCTGCCCTTTGACCCCATCCCCCGGCACCCTAAGTTCAGGAATGCCAGCCCTGTTTACAATGACAAGATGCCAAAGTCCTTAACAGGTCAACAGAAATATGCAAACACACTGTATTTCAATCTACcgctgtaaacacagcacggATGCTACTTTAATATAAACTTAAACAAGCTGGAACACGTTTGGTTTTTGCAGATTGTAAGCAAGAAGGCGAGAGCCAAACACCAGCAAAACGAGAGACCAAGTCCATACGTCTGAGCAGGTTTGCTGCCCACAATGCCTTTCATCACTGTGAACAGTGTCACCACTACTGTGAAGCGGGCCCTGCCTCACAGGTGAGTGTGCACGGGCTTACATCAAACATCTGAGTCActcatctgctgctgtgtttgcgCTTGATTAACTTCAAACATTGCTGACTTTGAGATGCAAAGATATCCTGTCAAAATACTTTGACAGTTGAAAGCTTGAGGGCATTTATACATGATGTAGTCACACGTAATGGCGACCTCTGTGTGaataatgcatgtgtgtgtgtgtgtgtgtgtgtgtgtgtgtattgtagcTATCGGAGTGCACCTTCCATGCTTTCACCTTCTGCTCGTCCATGCTGGGGGAGGAGGTCCAGCTCCAGTTCGTCATTCCCAAAGCCAAGGAGCAGCACTTTGTCTTCAGTCAGCAGGGCAGCCACTTAGAGAGCATGTGCCTGCCTCTGGTCTCCACCAAGGTTAGTTTACTGTATACATGTGGGAGTATTTATGGTTGTGTAGGTATGTGTGCGTCTAGAGAGGGTGGGGGGATcatctctccctcaaaactgaGCCATAAACCAAtgtgataaatatttttttgggtcacaactttactgttttgttttactctGCGTCTGCCTCCAGGACCCCGATCTATTAAAGAGTCCAATCTTCACCCCGACCACAGGACGACAAGAGCACGGCCTGCTTAACATTTTCCACGCCATGGAGGGCGCCAGTCATCTGCACATTCTGGTCGTCAAGCAATTCGAAATGCCGCACTACAGAAAATACTGGCCCAACCACATCCTGCTCGTCCTGCCGGCTATGTTCAACAACGCAGGAGTTGGTGAGCAGCTTGCTGATTTAATTAAACCTAGATGTCTGCGtaaaaatgtgatatttcaagACAAACCTGTAGCTCACTTATTAAAGCATGTGCCTGAGTTCTTAGCAGTGACCTAGGTTTGATTCTTACCCGCGGCTCTTTGCTGTACCTTGTCCAGTTTTTCGGTCTCCCCCTACTTTTCTGTTTACCCTCAGCTAATGCTATCTATGAAAGGCAAAACAACACAAGCCCACTCATAAAAACATTGCTCCATAGCGCTACTAGTGGTACCTTTAAGTCAGTACATGAGCGACCCTGGTCATATATTTATCACAGTCAATCATCTTTGTTTACAGTAGTTAACAGGTTAAATGTTGTCTTAACCATTTGCAGCACTAAAGTCTGATTTGTTAGGAAGCTGATAAGGTGCATAATTTGTGTCAAATAGGTGTAACTAAACTAAATTGCACCAAAACACATGATCACCCTTTCACCTACTTTGTCTTACCATGAACCTGACAGTCAATGTGGCTGCCTGCCAACATTCCTGTTCAGTTTAGACCCAATACACTCAGTGCTGTGTATTGAACATGCAGTTTCTGAACTGTTGGAGTTCACTTTTAAATTTGCAATGCATAGGCTACACATACAAATGTATTGCTCAGCTTTTACATTTCACTTGCACTGCTTATTACCTCCTGCAGCGCTGTGGCTTTGCTGAAAGGAACTGTAGGTGTTTTGAGAAAGTATAAATGGAAAAACTGACACCTGTGCTCCCGTCTTTGCCAGGTGCGGCCCGCTTTATGATCAAAGAGCTGTCATATCATAACCTGGAGCTGGAGAGAAACCGACTGGAGGAGCAAGGTGTCAAGAGGCAAGATGTATGGCCTTTCATTGTTATGATGGACGACTCCTGCGTGCTTTGGAACACCCAccagacagcagacagcaggTAGTAACTGTTTTTGATTTGCAAAGTTGTCACGGAGAGGAGTTGCTGAGTTTTGCGAGTAAAATTTATTCTCAGTGattatttttcatgttaagCAACCTCTTAGCTTTTGTTACCCCATTACCACGgctaaaaatatgtatattattTGAAGACCTTtgttaatgtgtgtatgtgatgtgtGTCATGTGTGTCCTGTCCTTTTTCTCTCCTAGTGAGACATCAGAGGGAACTAACGTGTCTCTGAAGACAGTGCTGCAGCATATGGAAACCACTCCAAAGATCTGCCTGTATGCAATGTGCGGCACACGCAGGTGGAGCAGCAGCCTGGCTCGCAAGTCTCCCAGCCACCCCTTCAGCCGGTGTCACCTCCACGACTTTGCCATGCTCAATGTGGACCTGACGCAGAATGTTCAATACGACCTCAATCGGTAAGTTAGTAGAGGATTGTCAGTTAAGTTACACATTTGGTGGCTTGTGCAGCGTCTTAATCTCCTGGTGTTGCTGTTTTGGTGCTGTGTGCAGGTACAGCTGTGAGGAGGTGGACTTTAATCTAAGGGTGAACAGCAGTGGGCTGCTGCTGTGTCGCTTCAATTACTTCAGCCTCATGAAGAAGCACATTCCAGTCGGGGGAAACAAAGACTTCCTGGTCAAACCTAAACTCATGGTGGGTGTCATGTGTGTACtataaactgttttaaatagtCAAAGTAATGTACCCCTTTTAAGAAGGCAGCATTGatgcctttaaaaacactgcaacgtgtggacggagaattcttttcacagTATTATTAATTTGTTCCGTTACACCAGTTTTGAATGTCTTCTTCACCTCCTGAATCTTTCttgaactacactacactgcccCCACAATCCTTGGTGGTACAGCTCCATTTTGTCCTCATCAATAAGcattcagaaaacatgcacaattATGGACTAAATGAACACAGAGTagggacagaaggctccatccatgacgagcataaatgagcccttagagggtcttttagtacaaccaaacactggcaaGACTATTTAGGTGACCAGAATGTTATGATTATATATACTCT is a window from the Epinephelus fuscoguttatus linkage group LG15, E.fuscoguttatus.final_Chr_v1 genome containing:
- the greb1l gene encoding GREB1-like protein isoform X2; translation: MGNSYAGQLKSARFEEALHNSIEASLRSSSGDPQPIFTQLYLEPEPYPGNMDDMKAKADFHGGEPPGHELINGHSSNDLEELEDDDDSDSSSPPLPYLQAPVPDGCCTLDGFCQAGKDLRLVSIATEPIEVPAGFELVGAKSPSVPEHILVCAVDRRFLPDENGKNALLGFSGNCVGCGEKGFRYFTEFSNHINLKLSTQPKKQKHLKYYLVKNSQGALCKGPLICWKDCKTRQFSSSASTSKPSSSSSLSSKENGGASGHSSSPFSLSDSPPTRTTQVSSVFFGSQDIGRDCSFLKPLSSTPGNKTLPIVPTALRVNGPTNGLVVDGRPPLLNPSQVSLGPQGQGYRTADLGDSPVPNAMNSGPPKKRHRSWHPSSLVPVPPTAVPVPAIRPIVCSPGSVLGVSPPQPPVAGVIQPQPVTAGETVIVPNNLLNSSGFRPVILIGHGTLPYFYGNVGDIVVSPLLVSCYKSSQLTEKTLEMLGLDSSQRLCVETMTLLTLQYLARLGSEQIPLREELEQIVLKAMLCCPRGPAISPSQLPWLARLEASVSGGSVQVVVTHNSLGEGISESLRSLSEGPHHQKCLPTYVVIICASKMSGNEFCVLVLGKYQARALAEGMLTTNEFLKEISYELITGKVSVLASHFKTTSLGDNLDKQLVRYQRRRKGQVIQPFQGDVTDHIHSQEAASMSPPSDRELLSKVFQIYPTQLSVARSLLSQVCSIADSGTQNLDLGRFCKVDFLVLVPPSHILVHQTAQRIRQSGVLVDLGIEDACSAYQKSDKYVVRLDGDVHTKMEAFMRKVKQNPYTLFVLIHDNSHVDLTSALSGSVCHGELQGLADRVVNCQEVLDAMNLLVLQVSCFPHTLQTRQSRISIQNEVHWPSNESLQGEQSPNELLYFGLRDYSSSLQWGVASPILRCDDAFEKMVHTLLERHPHLHSMVIRSYLLIQQYTEAMMALTSSPSLRDHITPETLAMVEDLINAPSREGSQGRGHMLLVRVPSLQLAMLARERLEDVRDKLGLQLCFAVLLGSPASELNLPRNFTSRLRAWRGCENEDWVPHTYEDLEGLPCIVILTGKDPLGETFPRSLKYSDLRLIDSSYLTRTALEQEVGLACTYVSMAVVQEPKKASAPRESDGEKATTSLNDGDELERPQSNGSAATRTSGSLAENGVSSSDIADSAQKPSTSICPPEGVVTSDIGTVTQRFKQECDSIGSQLPSNPSKASKAPPSLYSSSSSSSPSPSSSSTQRPSQSTQCGRDTKPTRVSPRTVIMSRAAYNLLAGESGSQLSSFSLLPHADVAWSSPLRPPVSVNLQGAEQSMYYRQWTIARQHHADYEAPSVPHPRRLLLSGPPQVGKTGAYLQFLRILFRMLIRLLEVDVYDEEEEEEGETSEVTTPVNSQLPDIEEIRKLPFDPIPRHPKFRNASPVYNDKMPKSLTDCKQEGESQTPAKRETKSIRLSRFAAHNAFHHCEQCHHYCEAGPASQLSECTFHAFTFCSSMLGEEVQLQFVIPKAKEQHFVFSQQGSHLESMCLPLVSTKDPDLLKSPIFTPTTGRQEHGLLNIFHAMEGASHLHILVVKQFEMPHYRKYWPNHILLVLPAMFNNAGVGAARFMIKELSYHNLELERNRLEEQGVKRQDVWPFIVMMDDSCVLWNTHQTADSSETSEGTNVSLKTVLQHMETTPKICLYAMCGTRRWSSSLARKSPSHPFSRCHLHDFAMLNVDLTQNVQYDLNRYSCEEVDFNLRVNSSGLLLCRFNYFSLMKKHIPVGGNKDFLVKPKLMEIENPAPISPSQYVCAPDSEQTLLDAPAQFLLEKFLQSCSHRLFPLAIQNRKNPVLSIDSYLNISPEISVCYINSRPHSTNLNHQGLLFSGLLLYLCDSFVVSGLLKKFRFLKGATLCVICQDRSSLRQTIVRLELEDEWQFRLRDEFQTANCSEDRPLYFLTGRHV